One genomic segment of uncultured Methanobrevibacter sp. includes these proteins:
- a CDS encoding arsenate reductase family protein: MLFVNYPKCSTCRKAKKWLDEHNIEYESRHIIEDNPAADELRKWWEISDLPLKRFFNTSGMKYRELKLKDKLPDMSEDEQLDLLATDGMLVKRPILVNDDVVLVGFKVKEWEERLL; the protein is encoded by the coding sequence ATGTTATTTGTTAATTATCCAAAATGCTCAACATGCAGAAAAGCTAAAAAATGGTTAGATGAACACAATATTGAATATGAATCAAGACATATCATAGAAGACAATCCTGCTGCTGACGAACTGCGCAAATGGTGGGAAATTTCTGATTTGCCATTAAAAAGATTTTTTAACACAAGCGGCATGAAATACAGAGAATTAAAACTTAAAGATAAATTGCCTGACATGTCTGAAGATGAACAGCTGGATTTACTTGCAACTGATGGTATGCTTGTTAAAAGACCTATTTTGGTAAATGATGATGTTGTTCTAGTTGGTTTTAAAGTAAAAGAATGGGAAGAAAGGTTATTGTAA
- the galE gene encoding UDP-glucose 4-epimerase GalE yields the protein MILVTGGAGYIGSHTNKALHNAGYDTVIVDNLCKGYENFVKWGNFENYDFGKDNIREVFEKYDIDGVIHFAAFSSVAESVELPQKYFKNNYKNTLNLLKVMREFNVDKFILSSTAAVYGNPEQIPITEDTELKPINPYGHSKFITEKALQREADKGDFNYVSLRYFNAAGADFDCEIGEFHDPETHLIPLILDAAIGKRDSISIFGSDYDTPDGTCIRDYIHVNDLADAHIKAYEYLCNEHESNIFNLGNGEGYSVREVIDMCKKVTGRDFEVKMDERREGDPAILIADSTKIREKLGWIPQYDLEQIVSSAWKWHEKINKV from the coding sequence TTGATTTTAGTTACTGGCGGAGCAGGTTATATAGGTTCTCATACCAATAAAGCACTACACAATGCAGGCTATGACACTGTTATTGTTGATAATCTTTGCAAAGGTTATGAAAACTTTGTTAAATGGGGAAATTTTGAAAACTACGACTTTGGAAAAGACAATATCAGGGAAGTTTTTGAAAAATATGATATAGATGGTGTTATTCACTTTGCTGCTTTTTCTTCAGTAGCCGAATCAGTTGAACTTCCTCAAAAATACTTTAAAAATAACTATAAAAATACCTTAAATCTCTTGAAGGTCATGAGAGAATTTAATGTGGACAAATTTATTCTTTCATCAACTGCAGCAGTTTATGGAAATCCTGAACAGATTCCAATCACAGAAGATACAGAACTAAAACCAATCAATCCTTACGGACACTCCAAATTTATCACTGAAAAGGCTCTTCAAAGAGAAGCTGATAAAGGTGATTTCAACTATGTATCTTTAAGATATTTCAATGCTGCAGGTGCTGATTTCGATTGTGAAATAGGGGAATTCCATGACCCAGAAACACACTTGATACCATTGATTTTAGATGCTGCCATTGGAAAAAGGGACAGCATTTCCATATTTGGAAGCGATTATGATACTCCTGACGGAACATGCATTCGTGATTACATCCATGTAAATGACTTGGCAGATGCTCATATTAAAGCATATGAATACTTATGCAATGAACATGAATCAAATATCTTCAACCTTGGAAATGGTGAAGGTTATTCTGTACGTGAAGTAATTGACATGTGTAAAAAAGTCACAGGACGTGATTTTGAAGTTAAAATGGATGAACGCCGTGAAGGTGATCCGGCTATACTTATAGCTGATTCAACTAAAATCAGAGAAAAATTAGGCTGGATTCCTCAGTATGATTTAGAGCAAATTGTAAGCTCTGCATGGAAATGGCATGAAAAAATAAATAAAGTTTAG
- the cfbC gene encoding Ni-sirohydrochlorin a,c-diamide reductive cyclase ATP-dependent reductase subunit has protein sequence MIKKIAIYGKGGIGKSTTVANLSAVWGSDDLNCIVIGCDPKADTTRTLYGSRIPTVVHTLKENRTPEKDDLVFTGFKGIQCVESGGPEPGVGCAGRGVIVAMKRLEKLSIFDEDLDVVIYDVLGDVVCGGFSVPLREKYADEVLIVTSGEYMSLYAANNIVRGVKKLKGNLSGIVCNCRNVDNEEQIIEDFAKKIGTHVVGTIHRSNLIQEAELDAKTVVEKYPESDEAQEYRDLASSIMANENISTPEPMSDEEFEEFFKSYL, from the coding sequence ATGATTAAGAAAATAGCTATTTATGGAAAAGGGGGAATTGGAAAAAGTACTACAGTAGCCAATTTATCTGCCGTATGGGGCAGTGATGATTTGAATTGTATTGTAATAGGCTGTGACCCAAAGGCAGACACTACACGTACCTTATACGGCTCAAGAATTCCTACTGTTGTTCATACATTAAAGGAAAATCGTACTCCTGAAAAAGATGATCTTGTTTTTACAGGTTTTAAGGGCATTCAGTGTGTTGAAAGCGGAGGTCCTGAACCTGGTGTTGGATGTGCCGGACGTGGTGTTATTGTAGCTATGAAAAGGCTTGAAAAACTTAGCATATTTGATGAGGATTTGGATGTGGTCATTTATGATGTGCTGGGAGATGTAGTTTGCGGCGGTTTTTCAGTGCCTTTACGTGAAAAATATGCTGATGAAGTTTTAATTGTTACTTCTGGGGAATATATGTCACTTTATGCAGCAAACAATATTGTTCGTGGTGTTAAAAAGCTTAAAGGTAACTTGAGCGGTATAGTGTGTAACTGCAGAAATGTGGACAATGAGGAGCAAATAATTGAAGACTTTGCAAAAAAGATAGGAACACATGTAGTTGGTACAATTCATAGAAGTAATTTAATTCAAGAAGCTGAATTAGATGCAAAAACCGTTGTAGAAAAATATCCTGAAAGTGATGAAGCACAAGAATACCGTGACCTTGCTTCAAGCATTATGGCTAATGAAAACATATCAACTCCGGAACCTATGAGTGACGAAGAATTTGAAGAATTTTTTAAATCATATTTGTAG
- a CDS encoding MFS transporter: MNASADDEKIFTRSFFLVFLALLCTALVMYVLMSTVTEYATSMGSSAMIAGLVSGIYIFGGLCSRIYSGNALERVGWKKTALTFMTIHFLSCLLYFIVSDVNLLLIVRFIHGIGFGASANAIVTIASSVLPKRRFGEAFGYFMMGTTLAVGLGPFIGGFLYDSVGSAGCFLFAAIFSAIALICIYFIDVSAHDPANKHEIKKDSSYFGLDKIIERGAVPVSFFTALTSLGYVSILSFYRLYAVEVNLTGIFSWFFIIYSVVLILSRPVAGKIQDRGGDLIICVAGIIAQAIGLFLIAFYPSTLTVVICAVCAALGFGTLNSACTTIVTRNTSEKRRSYAVSTFFIFCDATMGFGPALLGVFASEGYAPVYMISSIITLLALPVCLYALKK, from the coding sequence ATGAATGCTTCAGCTGATGATGAAAAAATATTTACAAGGTCATTTTTTCTGGTTTTTCTAGCCCTGCTGTGCACGGCTCTTGTAATGTATGTATTGATGTCTACTGTTACTGAATATGCAACATCAATGGGATCCTCTGCTATGATTGCAGGTCTGGTATCCGGAATATATATTTTTGGCGGTTTATGCTCCAGAATATATTCCGGAAATGCTTTGGAAAGAGTCGGCTGGAAGAAAACCGCATTAACGTTTATGACCATTCATTTTCTTTCATGCCTTTTGTATTTCATTGTAAGCGATGTTAATTTGCTTTTAATCGTCAGGTTTATTCATGGTATAGGCTTTGGCGCATCAGCCAATGCAATAGTTACAATAGCTTCATCCGTACTTCCTAAAAGACGTTTTGGAGAGGCATTTGGTTATTTCATGATGGGTACTACTTTAGCAGTAGGGCTCGGACCATTCATTGGCGGATTTTTGTATGATAGTGTTGGCTCTGCAGGATGTTTTTTATTTGCAGCAATATTTTCTGCAATTGCTTTAATATGCATTTACTTTATTGACGTTTCGGCTCACGATCCCGCAAACAAACATGAAATCAAAAAGGATTCCAGTTATTTCGGTCTCGATAAGATTATTGAACGTGGTGCCGTTCCGGTTTCATTTTTTACAGCACTTACAAGTCTTGGTTATGTTTCAATTTTGTCATTTTATAGGTTATATGCTGTTGAAGTCAATTTAACAGGTATATTTTCATGGTTTTTCATCATATATTCTGTTGTTCTGATTCTTTCAAGGCCTGTTGCAGGTAAAATCCAGGACAGGGGCGGGGATTTGATAATATGTGTGGCAGGTATAATAGCGCAGGCTATAGGTTTGTTTTTGATTGCTTTTTATCCGTCTACATTAACTGTGGTAATCTGTGCAGTTTGTGCTGCACTGGGTTTTGGAACACTCAACTCAGCATGTACTACAATTGTTACAAGAAACACTTCAGAAAAACGCCGCTCTTATGCCGTATCAACTTTCTTTATATTTTGTGATGCGACAATGGGTTTCGGACCTGCTTTGCTTGGAGTCTTTGCCTCTGAGGGATATGCGCCGGTTTATATGATATCTTCCATAATTACATTATTGGCACTTCCAGTCTGTTTGTATGCTCTTAAAAAATAG
- the purF gene encoding amidophosphoribosyltransferase: MHGEMEDKCGIVGIHCSDDSKNVASFVYYCLYALQHRGQESAGIAAFNTENGLNHYCGMGLITDVFKDNEINHLPGSMAIGHVRYSTTGQSKIENSQPFVTDFGDGFIAMAHNGDIVNSAELKKELSSEGFYFKSDSDSEVICYMLKKEHYDNGKNVLEAIEAVCKKLVGSYALTILIDGELYGVRDPMGIKPLAVAKRDDEFILASETVAFDVINAEYIRDIVPGEVVYFEDDELKSHMLESAGKCKLSHCMFEYVYFARPDSTIDGINVYETRMNIGRQLHKLYPIDADVVIPVPDSSIPAAIGYSRASGIPYGEGLIKNRYVGRTFIMPTQEERELAVRLKLNPIKEAIKGKKIILIDDSIVRGTTSKQLLDLVKEAEPAEIHFLVGCPPVIAPCYYGVAMATKKELIAANYSVEEIQEQLKIDSLGYITLPALVEAIGMGEEKLCLGCLNEDYPTELPEGLEAETYYKP; the protein is encoded by the coding sequence ATGCACGGTGAGATGGAAGATAAGTGTGGTATTGTTGGAATTCACTGTAGTGATGATTCTAAAAATGTCGCATCTTTTGTTTATTATTGTTTATATGCTTTACAGCATAGAGGTCAGGAATCAGCAGGAATAGCTGCTTTTAATACAGAAAATGGTTTAAATCATTATTGCGGTATGGGTTTAATCACTGATGTATTTAAAGATAATGAAATTAATCACTTGCCTGGAAGCATGGCAATTGGTCATGTAAGGTATTCAACTACTGGCCAATCAAAAATTGAAAATTCACAGCCTTTTGTAACTGATTTTGGTGACGGATTTATTGCAATGGCTCATAATGGTGACATTGTCAATTCGGCTGAGTTAAAAAAAGAACTCAGTAGCGAAGGATTTTATTTCAAGTCTGATTCCGATTCTGAAGTAATATGTTACATGCTTAAAAAAGAACATTATGACAATGGCAAAAATGTTTTGGAGGCTATTGAAGCTGTATGCAAAAAACTTGTTGGATCATATGCATTGACTATTTTAATCGACGGTGAATTATATGGTGTAAGAGATCCTATGGGAATCAAACCTCTTGCAGTTGCAAAAAGGGATGATGAATTTATTTTAGCTTCTGAAACTGTAGCATTTGATGTAATAAATGCGGAATATATTAGAGACATAGTTCCGGGTGAAGTAGTCTATTTTGAAGATGATGAACTCAAATCTCACATGCTAGAAAGCGCAGGAAAATGTAAACTTTCCCACTGCATGTTCGAATATGTTTATTTTGCAAGACCTGACAGTACCATTGACGGCATTAACGTTTATGAAACCAGAATGAATATCGGCCGTCAGCTGCACAAACTCTATCCTATTGATGCGGATGTAGTAATTCCTGTTCCGGATTCATCCATTCCTGCAGCTATCGGATATTCAAGAGCATCAGGTATTCCTTATGGTGAAGGTTTAATCAAAAACAGATATGTCGGAAGAACATTCATCATGCCTACTCAGGAAGAAAGGGAGCTGGCAGTCAGGCTTAAGCTAAATCCAATTAAAGAAGCCATTAAAGGCAAAAAAATTATTTTAATCGATGACAGTATTGTAAGAGGAACAACTTCCAAACAGTTGCTTGACCTTGTTAAGGAAGCTGAACCTGCAGAAATTCACTTTTTAGTAGGATGCCCTCCTGTTATTGCTCCATGTTACTACGGAGTTGCAATGGCAACCAAAAAAGAGTTGATTGCTGCGAATTATTCTGTTGAAGAAATTCAGGAACAGTTAAAAATAGACTCTTTAGGTTATATAACTCTTCCTGCCCTCGTTGAGGCTATTGGTATGGGCGAAGAGAAATTATGTTTAGGCTGTCTAAACGAGGATTATCCTACAGAATTGCCTGAAGGTCTTGAAGCTGAGACTTACTATAAACCTTAA
- a CDS encoding bifunctional hydroxymethylpyrimidine kinase/phosphomethylpyrimidine kinase — protein MKETTKILTIQDVSCYGQCSITVALPVISAFGIETAVLPSAVLSTHTSGFTGYTVRDLTEDLPLIREHWESEGIYFDAIYTGFISSITQIDYIKDIIDSRLKPEGKVFVDPAMADHGEFYNGFDQDFADKMGELCKIGDYILPNTTEACYILHKAWKEEFTKEEMLEMANDLTAFTKRHVILKGDTHKEGKMGMIVVDKEESTTEFVYNDKVNYISHGTGDVFASSFVGSTIIGKTPSESAKIAGEFTKKAIEETVGDPTHTYGVKFERVIPQLQDIIKSI, from the coding sequence ATGAAAGAAACTACAAAAATTTTAACCATTCAAGACGTATCCTGTTACGGCCAGTGCTCAATTACAGTTGCACTACCGGTAATCTCTGCATTCGGAATAGAAACAGCCGTACTTCCTTCAGCTGTTTTATCCACACACACATCAGGATTTACAGGATACACAGTACGGGATTTAACAGAAGATCTTCCACTCATCCGTGAACATTGGGAAAGTGAAGGAATATATTTTGATGCAATATATACAGGATTTATAAGTTCAATTACCCAAATTGATTATATTAAAGACATTATAGATTCCAGGCTAAAACCTGAAGGAAAAGTTTTTGTCGACCCTGCTATGGCAGACCACGGTGAATTTTACAACGGTTTTGACCAGGATTTTGCAGACAAAATGGGCGAGCTTTGTAAAATTGGAGACTACATTCTTCCAAATACAACAGAAGCATGCTACATATTGCACAAAGCATGGAAGGAAGAATTCACAAAAGAGGAAATGCTGGAAATGGCAAACGACCTTACTGCATTTACAAAAAGACATGTCATCCTAAAAGGAGATACTCATAAGGAAGGCAAAATGGGAATGATTGTTGTCGACAAAGAAGAATCTACAACAGAATTCGTATACAACGACAAGGTAAACTATATATCCCACGGAACCGGAGATGTCTTTGCTTCATCTTTTGTAGGATCAACAATTATCGGCAAAACTCCAAGTGAATCTGCAAAGATTGCCGGAGAATTTACAAAAAAAGCTATAGAGGAAACTGTTGGAGACCCTACACACACCTACGGAGTCAAATTCGAAAGGGTAATCCCGCAGCTTCAGGATATAATTAAATCTATCTAA
- a CDS encoding HAD family hydrolase, with protein sequence MKKLAIFDFDGTLFDSICDVVICFNKALTDHNLPTLTREEYIPCLGGNIDEIISLVLGENCTPQNLEAVKETYLEYYNASKKELTLPFPNSYEVLKKLQDKNILLAINSNRLNYSLNEFVQRHFSDIDFVAIEGHDYPHPSKPHPYGVNKIMDMANVKADDAVYIGDSITDIKTAQNAGIDCILVTWGYGNENDYENEYVSYVIDDICDLLSLFEEN encoded by the coding sequence ATGAAGAAACTTGCAATCTTTGATTTTGACGGAACACTGTTTGATTCTATTTGTGATGTTGTAATTTGTTTTAACAAGGCTTTGACAGACCATAATCTGCCAACACTGACACGTGAAGAATATATTCCATGTCTTGGGGGAAATATTGATGAGATTATTTCACTGGTTTTGGGTGAAAATTGCACTCCTCAAAATCTTGAGGCCGTAAAGGAAACTTACCTTGAATATTATAACGCCTCTAAAAAGGAGCTTACACTTCCGTTTCCTAATTCTTATGAAGTTTTAAAAAAACTGCAGGATAAAAACATTTTGTTAGCCATCAATTCCAACCGCTTAAATTATTCATTAAATGAATTTGTGCAGAGACATTTTTCAGACATTGATTTTGTTGCAATCGAAGGGCATGACTATCCTCACCCCTCAAAACCTCATCCGTATGGGGTAAATAAGATAATGGACATGGCCAATGTAAAGGCTGATGATGCAGTATACATTGGTGATTCTATAACTGATATCAAAACTGCTCAAAACGCAGGAATAGACTGTATTCTTGTCACATGGGGCTATGGCAATGAAAATGACTATGAAAATGAGTATGTTTCATATGTTATTGATGATATCTGTGATTTGCTATCTTTATTTGAGGAAAACTGA
- a CDS encoding TetR/AcrR family transcriptional regulator, producing the protein MEAEIDKTSEKIIQATLVILQENGFDKATTKKIAAEAGVNELTIFRKFKNKKNLVDATKEYYLQILIDKLNEIFEFDEDESIDVFLKISFFGILSLEDSDFSILKVAMEEVRNDEEDEPLISKITDLILNKLEEFFKLQIDKGVIKEINTRSISVMCYSSLFQSVILWKIYNKSLGFETNDYIDDLLNIFLEGIMI; encoded by the coding sequence ATGGAAGCTGAAATCGATAAAACATCAGAAAAAATTATTCAGGCAACACTAGTAATTCTTCAGGAAAATGGTTTTGATAAGGCAACAACTAAAAAAATAGCTGCTGAAGCAGGCGTAAATGAATTAACTATCTTCAGAAAGTTTAAAAATAAAAAAAATCTTGTAGATGCTACAAAAGAATATTATCTGCAAATACTCATTGATAAATTAAATGAGATTTTTGAGTTTGATGAAGATGAAAGTATAGATGTATTCCTCAAAATTTCTTTTTTCGGTATTTTATCTCTTGAAGACAGTGATTTTAGCATACTCAAAGTTGCTATGGAAGAAGTCAGAAATGATGAAGAGGATGAACCTCTAATTTCGAAAATCACAGATCTGATTCTGAATAAACTTGAAGAATTCTTTAAACTGCAGATAGATAAGGGTGTGATTAAAGAGATTAACACAAGGTCAATTTCTGTAATGTGTTATTCCAGTTTGTTCCAGTCAGTAATATTATGGAAAATCTATAATAAAAGCCTTGGTTTTGAAACCAACGATTATATCGATGATTTATTGAATATCTTCCTTGAAGGAATTATGATTTAA
- a CDS encoding peptidase U32 family protein, which produces MVELLAPAGNFISLRAVLENGADAVYFGLDDYNMRANAKNFSLDDLSDVCKITEEYGAKTYLCTNIILNEKLAEELESNLETISASGIDGLILSDIGLIEDTVSYGLEAHISVQENVTNSYTLKTLKKLGAKRAILSRELSLREIAEITQKSPIETEIFVHGAICMAISGRCFLSYGLYGRSANCGDCLQPCRKNWTLTYEEGEDNVVNFSDVEDERFIVTGSDDISYRTNFFSPKDMCMIEYIPELIESGVASFKIEGRARSPDYGAMVTGIYREAIDAFQEDPSNYNVKDEWMEELTSVFNRGFDTNFYFGTPFETSEDNQSKYIKKDIGQVVNYYNKVKAAEIRVWDDLKIGDKIIIQGQTTGSITHTIDSMQIEGKSVDSVDKNSNVAILIPTKVRKNDFVYKLVERDSDD; this is translated from the coding sequence ATGGTTGAATTATTAGCTCCGGCAGGCAATTTCATATCACTGCGTGCCGTTTTAGAAAATGGAGCCGATGCAGTTTATTTTGGCCTTGATGATTATAACATGAGGGCCAATGCAAAAAACTTTTCTCTGGATGATTTAAGTGATGTTTGCAAAATAACTGAAGAATACGGAGCTAAAACTTATTTATGTACAAATATTATTTTAAATGAAAAGCTTGCAGAGGAGCTTGAATCCAACCTTGAGACAATTTCTGCTTCAGGCATTGACGGACTTATTTTATCAGATATTGGCCTGATTGAAGATACTGTTTCATATGGGCTTGAAGCCCACATCAGCGTTCAGGAAAATGTAACTAATTCTTACACTTTAAAAACCCTTAAAAAGTTAGGTGCAAAAAGAGCAATCCTTTCACGGGAGCTTTCTTTAAGGGAAATTGCTGAAATTACCCAAAAATCGCCGATTGAAACTGAAATTTTTGTTCATGGTGCAATATGTATGGCAATTTCAGGCAGATGCTTTTTGAGTTATGGATTATATGGAAGGAGTGCTAACTGCGGAGACTGTCTGCAGCCCTGCCGCAAGAACTGGACATTGACATATGAAGAAGGCGAAGACAATGTTGTCAACTTCTCTGATGTGGAAGATGAAAGATTCATTGTCACAGGAAGCGATGATATAAGTTACAGAACAAACTTCTTTTCTCCAAAGGACATGTGCATGATAGAATATATTCCTGAATTAATTGAAAGCGGCGTTGCATCATTTAAAATAGAAGGAAGGGCAAGAAGTCCTGATTATGGTGCTATGGTAACTGGCATTTATCGTGAAGCGATTGACGCTTTTCAGGAAGATCCTTCAAATTATAATGTTAAGGACGAATGGATGGAAGAGCTTACAAGCGTATTTAACCGTGGTTTTGACACCAACTTTTATTTTGGCACTCCATTTGAGACAAGTGAGGATAACCAGTCAAAATATATTAAAAAAGACATAGGGCAGGTTGTAAATTACTACAATAAAGTCAAGGCGGCTGAAATCAGGGTATGGGATGATTTGAAAATAGGTGATAAAATTATCATACAGGGTCAGACTACCGGTTCGATTACTCATACAATTGATTCTATGCAGATTGAAGGAAAATCTGTTGACAGTGTTGATAAAAATTCAAATGTTGCTATTTTAATACCAACAAAGGTAAGAAAAAACGATTTTGTATATAAGTTAGTGGAGAGGGATTCTGATGATTAA
- a CDS encoding methylated-DNA--[protein]-cysteine S-methyltransferase, with the protein MYYSTDYVSPLGEILIISDGESICGVYFYGQKYFPSTENIVENDELAIFRDVKKWLDDYFKGLNPKIDFKIKPQGSEFRLKVWKILSEIPYGRTMTYGQIASRISPTMSAQAVGGAVGHNPISILIPCHRVLGVNGKLTGYAGGIDRKIELLKLEKIIF; encoded by the coding sequence ATGTACTATTCAACTGATTATGTTTCTCCTCTTGGAGAAATTCTGATTATAAGTGATGGCGAATCAATTTGCGGTGTTTACTTTTACGGACAAAAATATTTTCCGTCAACTGAAAATATTGTGGAAAATGACGAATTGGCTATTTTTAGAGATGTTAAAAAATGGCTTGACGATTATTTTAAAGGATTGAATCCTAAAATTGATTTCAAAATTAAACCTCAGGGAAGTGAATTCAGACTCAAGGTCTGGAAAATACTTTCAGAAATTCCCTATGGCAGGACAATGACATACGGCCAAATCGCTTCAAGAATATCTCCAACTATGTCAGCGCAGGCCGTTGGGGGAGCAGTTGGTCATAATCCGATTTCAATTTTAATACCATGTCATAGAGTTTTGGGAGTTAATGGAAAATTGACAGGTTATGCTGGCGGAATCGATAGAAAAATTGAATTATTGAAATTGGAAAAGATTATTTTTTAA
- a CDS encoding pyridoxamine 5'-phosphate oxidase family protein — translation MVLEGAERIDEFMNEAKVFFLATVDENKPKNRPLGFHLLKDGKLYFGVGDFKDVYKQMEKNPYVEIVALVETDFLRYYGKAVFEDNYDLADSIVEGNEFLQGIYNDETGYKLAIFHLEEATAEIRDITGKINESYNF, via the coding sequence ATGGTATTAGAAGGTGCAGAAAGAATCGATGAATTTATGAATGAAGCTAAAGTATTTTTCTTAGCTACTGTGGATGAAAATAAACCTAAAAACAGACCTCTCGGTTTTCATTTGTTAAAAGACGGAAAACTTTACTTTGGTGTTGGTGACTTTAAAGATGTTTATAAACAGATGGAGAAAAATCCATATGTTGAGATAGTTGCTCTTGTTGAAACAGATTTCCTTAGATATTATGGAAAAGCTGTGTTTGAAGACAACTATGATCTTGCTGATTCCATTGTTGAAGGAAATGAATTCCTGCAGGGAATCTATAATGATGAAACCGGTTATAAATTAGCTATTTTCCACCTTGAAGAAGCAACTGCTGAAATAAGGGACATAACTGGTAAAATCAACGAATCATATAATTTCTAA
- a CDS encoding helix-turn-helix domain-containing protein, which yields MNITKHVKSCPIELVVRLFNKKWVIQIMRDLFYGKSRFHEFKEDKPDLSNKVLSNCLKDMENNGLIQKIVDKCDKKNVKYILTEKGKSLNKVLYEIAMVTVDGENYSEKLACDLKASFKENLLLI from the coding sequence ATGAACATCACTAAACATGTTAAATCATGTCCGATAGAATTGGTTGTAAGATTATTCAACAAAAAATGGGTAATCCAGATAATGCGTGATTTGTTTTATGGCAAATCTCGGTTCCATGAATTTAAGGAAGACAAGCCTGACCTTTCAAACAAGGTCTTAAGCAACTGCCTGAAAGACATGGAAAACAATGGATTGATCCAAAAGATTGTTGACAAATGCGATAAAAAGAACGTAAAATACATATTAACTGAAAAAGGCAAGTCATTAAACAAAGTTTTATATGAAATTGCCATGGTAACTGTTGACGGTGAAAATTACTCTGAAAAACTTGCTTGCGATTTGAAAGCAAGCTTTAAGGAAAACTTATTATTGATATAA